The DNA region TATTCTGCATCAGAATCAGCTTTATGTATTTTATAGTCTGGTGCTCTGGTGCCCTGGTGCTCTGGTGCTCTGTTTTTTATATATTCTATTGTTTTCTCATCTGCTTCAATAATTCCAGCCTTTGCTCCTGCCTCAATTGCCATATTGCATATTGTGAATCTATCTGCCATAGAGAGGCTTTTTATTGCATCTCCAGAAAACTCTATAGATATGTAATTTGCTCCATCAACGCCTGTCTTTCCAATTGTATATAAAATAAGGTCTTTTCCAGATACCCATTTATTAAGCCCTCCATTAAATACAATCCTTATGCTTTCAGGAACCTTAAACCATATTCTTCCCGTTGACATAAAATATGCAATATCTGTTGAACCAACACCTGTTGAGAATGCACCAATTGCACCATATGTGCAGGTATGGGAATCTGCACCAATTACAACATCTCCGGGAAGGACAATACCTTCATCTGGTAATAGGCAATGTTCAATCCCAGAACCCTCCTTAAAATAATGCTTGATATTGTATTCCTTTGCAAAATCCCTTAAAATTTTTGCCTGATTTGCAGACCTTATATCCCTTGCTGGAACAAAATGGTCAGAAACCAAAACAAGCCTGTCTGGAAATGCCAGAAGTCTATTTGTAGCCTTAAATTCCTTAATGGCAAGGGGTGCTGTAACATCATTAGCCAAAGCAATATCTGGCTCTATCTCTATAAATTCAGAAGGGCTTACAGGCCTTCCTGTCTTATTAGACAATATCTTACAAGCTAATGTTTTCATATCTCTTCTAAATTATACATTTCGCTACATTCATTTATAGCAAGGGGAAGAAAATCTATAAGGTCGGATGCTATTAAAGAATATTCTCCCCTTTCCTCTTTTGCTATATCGCCTGATAAGCCGTGAAGGAATGCAGAAAGCCTTGCTGCATCACCTAGATTTAAACCCTGACCAACAAGGGAGCCTATCATTCCAGATAAAACATCACCAGAACCGCCTGTTGCCATTCCTGGATTCCCTGTTGGGTTTATATAAACTTGTCCATTATAGCCTATTAGTGTCTTGTAACCCTTAAGGAGGATAGAAATTTTATATTCATCCATTACCCTTTGGACAATTCCAACCCTATTCCTTTGAATTTCATCTACAGAAATTCTAAGAAAATCTGCCAATTCCTTTGGATGTGGTGTAATTAAGATATTTTTGGAAGAAATGTCAGAAGGAGAAATTGCTAAAATTCCATCTGCATCAAGGATTATGGGAATTTCAAGCCTTGAAATAAGGGTTTGAATAAGCTTTTTTGTCTCTGGGTGTCTTGATATACCTGGGCCAATTACAGCGGCATCGCATTTCTTTGCCAGGTCTATAATTCCATTATATGCTGATGGAGACAATGTTCTTTTCTTTGTTTCTGGAAGGGGTCTTGTTATTACCTCTGTAAGTTTTACCTCCATTATACCCTGCAGGCTTTCTGGAATTCCAAGATAGACCAAACCAGCTCCCATTTCCATTGCACCTTGACAGCATAGGGTTGCAGCGCCTGTCATCCCAACAGAGCCTGCCAAAACTAAAATTTTTCCAAAATCCCCTTTATGTGAATTAAGTGGTCTCTTTGGAAGAAGGCTTGACATTTCAATTCCTGTTAAAAGATTTATCCCTAATCCCGAGCTTAATTCATCAGGCAAAGAAATCTTTGAAAGGTATAATTCTCCAGCATATTCTATTCCGGGGTATAAAAGAAGCCCTATCTTTAGAAGACCAAAGGTTATTGTCTTTGTTGCCTTAATTGCATTGCCAAGAGCAAATCCAGAATCTGATGAAATGCCAGATGGAATATCAAGGGAAATAATGGGCGTATCAGAAGAATTCATAAAATCAATGCAATCTTTTATTTTTCCACTTGGTTCTTTTGATAAGCCCACACCAAGTAAGGCATCAACAAATAAATCTGCATTTTCAAACTCCTGAATTTGAAGGATGCCAAGCTTTTCTACAATCTCAAGGTTTGTTTTTTTCTCCTTGCTTTGATTCTTCCCTGTAATAATAAAAACCTTAACATCAAATCCTTTAATAAAAAGATGCCTTGCGGTAACCAAGCCATCTCCACCATTATTCCCTGAACCACAGAAGATAACGACGCTATTTCCTCCAATTTCTTCCAGGGTTGAAATAACAAGCCTTGCACTTGCTATCCCGGCATTTTCCATTAGAATAAGGGGAGAAATGCTATATAATTTGTTTGCCTTTTTATCTATTTCTCTCATTTGGGAGGATGTAGCAACCTTCATAAATCAGAAGATAGAGGACAGACGGACAGAGGATAGATAAGTGTCTGAATCATCTGTTGTCTGAACTCTTTGATTGTCTGTTGTCTGTTTGTCTCACTTCTCACTTCTTACTTATAGTTACCCAATGCCTTCTTTACCCTTTGAATTAAATATTCAGGATTAAATGGTTTTGATATAATATCCTCTATATTCATTCCTTTAAACCTTTCTCTTGCTTCTAATGTGTTATGAGCTGTCAGAACAATAACGGGCAGATTGTATGTTTCTTTATGTTCTCTAATGATTTTACAAACATCATATCCATTCATCTTGGGCATCCTAATATCAAGCAAAACCAGATCTATTCCATCATCATATATTTCCTTAACCCCCTCTTCTCCATTAAATGCCTTCTTTACATTATAGCCCTCAGCCTCAAACAGCTCCTTTAGAATCTCAACAATAATTTCATCATCATCAACTATTAGTATTGCACCATTCATCTTTTCTTTAAAATAGTAAATATAAACTTGCTTCCCTTACCGACCTCTCCTTCTACCCAAATCTTACCACCAAGCCCTTCTATAATCTCTTTGGCTATTGATAAACCAAGCCCTGTTCCTTCATATGTTCTTCTATCAGAGGTGTCTATCTGATAGAATCGTTCAAATATTTTATCCTTTTTATCATCAGGAATTCCAATACCGGTATCTTCAATAGAGCCTTCTATAAAGTTATCATATTCCTTAATGGCTATATCTATTTTTCCATTTTCCCTATTAAATTTTATAGCATTCTCTATAAGATTTGCAAAGACCTTTTTTATTCTCCCCTCATCATATTGGATTATAAGGGAATCTGGGATTGATGTTATTATCTCTATCCCTTTTTTCTCTGCTTGTGGAATCATATCCTTTATTATACCATTTACAAGGGATGAAATGTCTACATCCTTTATTTCAAAAGCAAGTTTCCTTCCTTTCTCAAGCAAAGAGAGGTCAACAATGTCGTTTATGAGGTTTTTAAGGTTATTTGTCCTTTCCTCCATAGTAAGAATACCATCCATCTGCCTTTGGTTTATATCGCCCATCCTTTTTGTCTTAAAAAGATAAAGATTTGCTATAATATCTGTAAGAGGGGTTTTAAGTTCGTGGGAAACAAGGGAGAGAAAATCGCTTTTTGCCCTATTGGCAATCTCAAGCTCATTTGTTCTTTTCTTTAGGTTGGTATAAACATTAGCATTATTTATTGCAATAGCAATCTCATGGCTTATTCCAATCAAAAAACTTATATCACTATAATCATAAACATTATTGCCATATCTTTCTCCAAATATCAAAAACCCAAGGATTTCATTTTCAAAGATTAAAGGCACAACCATTTCTGCTGACATCATTTTAAAATTTTCCAAAAGCCCATTTTTTAAAGGATAATTACCCCTTTCTACATCTTCCTTTAAAAGCTCCCTTTTATTTTCTTTAAGCCATAAGATAATTGGCTCATCAAATTTGAATTGTGGGATAGAAATGTCCTCACCAAGAGAAAATTCTTCTTTGAAGATTTTTTCTTCTTTGTCAAGGAGGATAGCCTTTAATAAGAATGGCTGAAATGTCTGATAGATTATCTTTAGAATAGAAGAAAGAAATACATCTTTATCAATAGAGCTTGCTATCTCTTTGCTTATTATGTTATACAAATCTTCTTTTAAGTAGCTTTTTTTAAAGAAAAGCCTATCAACAAAATATTGAATCCAGTCCCTCAAGGCTTGAAAGAAAAAGGTAATAATTGCAAGGGTAAGAATGCTTGAGATAGCTGTTTCTAATCCTGTTATGTATTTGAATAACTTTTGAAGAAGGAATATATTTATAAGCCAGATTGATGTTATTAATATTGTTAAGAGAGAGTAGATTAGACCCTTTCTTATTATTATCTTTATATCCATAAGGCGATATTTAAAAATAGCATAGGCAATGGTAAAATTGAAGATAACGGCAGAGATGTTTCCTGTGGGATAGACCTTTATTCCATAAACAAGAAGTATATTTGGTATGGCACCTATTATAGCCAGACTTGCTCCAAAAAATATGTATCTTATCCTGTTTTTTTCCAAAAAGGATTTGCTGGTCTTATGTTTTTGATATAAAAGCCGTATACTATAAGACATAAAAAAGAGAAGAAAAGGGGCAAAAAACCAACTTCCTATTCCACCAATAGGATAATAAAAACCAAAAACCTTAACAACATCTTTATTGACAAGCCCAAAGAACCTATCTATGATCAAGAAGGTAAGGCTTGAGATATAAGCAAGATATAAAAGGATCTTGTTAATCCTTTTTTTATTCAGGGTTAAAACAAGAACAAAATGGTAGAATGTTGAATATATAAATACCTGACCAAGGTTTAAAATAAATAATGACCTTATTGCATAGGTTCTATCGGGAGCAATGCCTATAGCAAAGCCTCCAAATCCCCAAAGAGCCACAGATATTCCAAAGACACAAAAGATCCTATTTATTTTAGCCTTTGGGTTCTTATAGAGGACAAAAAATGCCAGAGAAAAATTGATAACAGAAAGAACAAAGAAGAGTATAGAATAAAAAAGCATTTTGGGTTATTTAATTATTCTTTCCCTTCAATCTCTTTTTTAATAATGGCTATAAAATCGTCCTTTCCAAATTGTCCCATATCACCCTTTGTTCTATGACGAATGCTTATTTTTTCTTCTTCTTCCTCTTTCTTTCCAACAATTGCAAGGTATGGAATCTTCATATTGTGAGCATCCTTTATCTTTCTTTGTAGCCTTTCAGAGCGTTTGTCTATTTCTACCCTTATATCTTTATCCAAAAGCCATCTTTCTACCTTTTTTGCAAATTCAAGCTGATTGTCTGTTATGGGCAATATTATAACCTGTATTGGAGAAAGCCATAGGGGAAGCTTTCCTGCATAATGCTCAATCAAAGCACCAATAAACCTCTCAAGAGAGCCAAGAACAACCCTATGTATCATAACAGGCTGATGCCTCTTTCCATCCTCTCCAATGTAAGAAATGTCAAACCTCTCTGGCAGGTTAAAATCAACCTGAATTGTAGGACCCTGCCAATGCCTTCCAAGTGCATCTTTAAGCTTTATATCAATCTTTGGGCCATAAAAAACACCCTCTCCCTCATCAATTGAAAAATTAAGGCATTCCTCTATTAAAACATCCCTT from bacterium includes:
- a CDS encoding NAD(P)H-hydrate dehydratase; the protein is MKVATSSQMREIDKKANKLYSISPLILMENAGIASARLVISTLEEIGGNSVVIFCGSGNNGGDGLVTARHLFIKGFDVKVFIITGKNQSKEKKTNLEIVEKLGILQIQEFENADLFVDALLGVGLSKEPSGKIKDCIDFMNSSDTPIISLDIPSGISSDSGFALGNAIKATKTITFGLLKIGLLLYPGIEYAGELYLSKISLPDELSSGLGINLLTGIEMSSLLPKRPLNSHKGDFGKILVLAGSVGMTGAATLCCQGAMEMGAGLVYLGIPESLQGIMEVKLTEVITRPLPETKKRTLSPSAYNGIIDLAKKCDAAVIGPGISRHPETKKLIQTLISRLEIPIILDADGILAISPSDISSKNILITPHPKELADFLRISVDEIQRNRVGIVQRVMDEYKISILLKGYKTLIGYNGQVYINPTGNPGMATGGSGDVLSGMIGSLVGQGLNLGDAARLSAFLHGLSGDIAKEERGEYSLIASDLIDFLPLAINECSEMYNLEEI
- the leuC gene encoding 3-isopropylmalate dehydratase large subunit, with protein sequence MKTLACKILSNKTGRPVSPSEFIEIEPDIALANDVTAPLAIKEFKATNRLLAFPDRLVLVSDHFVPARDIRSANQAKILRDFAKEYNIKHYFKEGSGIEHCLLPDEGIVLPGDVVIGADSHTCTYGAIGAFSTGVGSTDIAYFMSTGRIWFKVPESIRIVFNGGLNKWVSGKDLILYTIGKTGVDGANYISIEFSGDAIKSLSMADRFTICNMAIEAGAKAGIIEADEKTIEYIKNRAPEHQGTRAPDYKIHKADSDAEYKERYEFDCSNIDCQVALPHLPSNTKPVKEIGNIKIDQAFIGSCTNGRLDDLRISASILKTNKVHPDVRCIVIPGTQEIYKNAIKEDLIDVFISSGAIVSCPTCGPCLGGHMGVLADFERCISTTNRNFIGRMGSQKSEVYLANAAVVAASAIMGRITHPEEVKND
- a CDS encoding response regulator — its product is MNGAILIVDDDEIIVEILKELFEAEGYNVKKAFNGEEGVKEIYDDGIDLVLLDIRMPKMNGYDVCKIIREHKETYNLPVIVLTAHNTLEARERFKGMNIEDIISKPFNPEYLIQRVKKALGNYK
- a CDS encoding ATP-binding protein, with the translated sequence MLFYSILFFVLSVINFSLAFFVLYKNPKAKINRIFCVFGISVALWGFGGFAIGIAPDRTYAIRSLFILNLGQVFIYSTFYHFVLVLTLNKKRINKILLYLAYISSLTFLIIDRFFGLVNKDVVKVFGFYYPIGGIGSWFFAPFLLFFMSYSIRLLYQKHKTSKSFLEKNRIRYIFFGASLAIIGAIPNILLVYGIKVYPTGNISAVIFNFTIAYAIFKYRLMDIKIIIRKGLIYSLLTILITSIWLINIFLLQKLFKYITGLETAISSILTLAIITFFFQALRDWIQYFVDRLFFKKSYLKEDLYNIISKEIASSIDKDVFLSSILKIIYQTFQPFLLKAILLDKEEKIFKEEFSLGEDISIPQFKFDEPIILWLKENKRELLKEDVERGNYPLKNGLLENFKMMSAEMVVPLIFENEILGFLIFGERYGNNVYDYSDISFLIGISHEIAIAINNANVYTNLKKRTNELEIANRAKSDFLSLVSHELKTPLTDIIANLYLFKTKRMGDINQRQMDGILTMEERTNNLKNLINDIVDLSLLEKGRKLAFEIKDVDISSLVNGIIKDMIPQAEKKGIEIITSIPDSLIIQYDEGRIKKVFANLIENAIKFNRENGKIDIAIKEYDNFIEGSIEDTGIGIPDDKKDKIFERFYQIDTSDRRTYEGTGLGLSIAKEIIEGLGGKIWVEGEVGKGSKFIFTILKKR